In Paenibacillus xylanilyticus, the genomic window AAATGGGAAAGCACAAGCACATGAGATACGCCCAGGTCCTCATTAAATGATTTGTTCCACTGTATAATCAACTTGTTGGTGAAGGTATCCATATTGTGTATGATTTCAAAAATTGTTTTCTCTTCCATAACTGCCTCCTCATAAAAAAGACAGCCCCTAATGAAAATTAAGAGCTGTCATTATTCTACACACTATTGTGCGGAGTATCCACCATCAATGACCAGCTCGGAGCCGGTAATATAGGAGGAATCATCGGAAGCCAGGAACAGTGCCGCTTTGGCAATATCCATAGCTTGACCCAAACGCTGTAGAGGCGTTGCCTGAATCAGCCGACCAAGCAGTTCTTGGGACGTGCTCAGGGATTGGGTCATAGGCGTTTCGATAATCCCTGGGAAAAGAGCATTGACACGAATGCCCTGACGTCCGAATGTCGTAGCCGCTGCTTTGGACAACGCACGTACCGCGCCCTTCGACGCCGAGTAGTGATTGAAGCCCTGTCCAATCATTGCAGTATACGAAGAAATATTAACGATGGAGCCTTTCTTCTGAGCGGCCATATATGGAGTCACATGCTTCATACCCGCAAACGGGCCAAATCCGTTAATGGAAAGCATCTTCTCCCAGTCCTGTGCGTTGATCTCCTCAAATGGTTTTTCGGATGAGATACCCGCATTGTTGACCAAGATATCTATTTTGTCAAATCGCTCGTTGACGACCTTCGCCAGTGCCTCCCAGTTCTCGTCTGACGCCACGTTTAATTTCATTCCATATACATTCTGCTTCTGGCTAGCTGTCTCCAGCGCTGCCTCATTAATATCTGCTGCAATCACGATGGCACCTTCCTGTGCAAAAAGATCCACCATGCACTCGCCAATGCCTGAAGCTCCGCCTGTAATAATAGCTACTTTACCTTCCAATTTTCTCATGTCCGTTGCTCCTCACTTTGTTTTGAATGTTTGTTTATAGGAATAAAGCCAGCAATGAAGGCTTATACGCTTTGCATAAATTGCTCAAAATCAGGAACCGTTGGATTAGCGATATAATGCCCGCCTTCCACCTGAATCGTCTGGCCGGTAATAAATTTGGACTCGTCGGAAGCCAGGAATAGGACGGTATGTCCAATATCATCCGGTTCTCCGTGATAAGGCAGTGCATTATATTTTGCAAACATATTCAAGACGTCTTGTGGCATGTTATCCTGCGCTGCCGGTGTCAAAATCAGACCGGGTGCAACCGCATTACAACGAATGTTGTGCTTCCCGTATTGGGCTGCAATATACTTGGTAAGATTGACTACACCTGCTTTGGAAGCGCCATAAGCCACACGAACAGCATCACCGGTAAAGCCTGCCATGGATGCTGTATTGATGATGGAACCCCCGCCAGCACGGATCATATGAGGAATGGCAAATCTGCATCCCAGAAGTACACTCTTGAGGTTAACATTCATCAGTCGATCCCATTCATCCAGGTCTACATGAACCACGTCCAAATCCTTCTTGAGGTTGGTCAAGCCCACATTGTTAAACAAGCATGTGAGCTTACCGTATCGCTGTGCCGTAAATTCAATTGCTTCTTGAATTGAGGTTTCTTTTGCAGCATCAACAAATATGCCTACGGCATCGCCTCCTCGGAGCTGAATGTTTTTGGCAGCTTCTATAGCGCCATCGACATTAAAATCGGCAATGACGACTCTAGCACCTTCCGCAGCCATTAAGTTGGCTGCGGATAAGCCGATGCCAGAAGCTCCTCCGGTAACTAGCACAACCTTGTCCTTCATTCTGTCCATATTCACCACGCTCCTTATATTTAAGAAACCTGTAATGGTTCTAAGATGATTATTATTTAGATATATAACTATTTGATGTCTAAATAATAGCACCAGACTATCCGATATGCAATGGCATGGATACATTTAACTTATTTTGGTTATCGCAAAAACGAAAACACCCTGTCCAACGCTCTCATTTGGAATGAAAGGGTCAAACAGGGTATGGGTAGACTAACTTAAATTGAATTAGACAAGTCAGGACGGCGATTGTCCTCATTGACCAGACTACGGACAAAGGTATCAAAATCGGGAGCAATCCAGGTGATCTTATAGTTGTTCCCCTTATCCACATGAACAACCTCAGGCTCACCCGCATTATCCGATGCACGGTAATCCAGCATAACGATCTCAGCGTCCGATGGGCACTTACATAGAACCACACCAATCTCCGGATAGCCATTTTGCTCAATGATCCATCTGCTGCCTTCTTCACCGCACAGGGAATGCTTTTTCTCCTGGCCGATGCCCAGCATGCCCGAGATCTCAATGAGTCTCTTCTCTGCAGC contains:
- a CDS encoding SDR family NAD(P)-dependent oxidoreductase; the protein is MRKLEGKVAIITGGASGIGECMVDLFAQEGAIVIAADINEAALETASQKQNVYGMKLNVASDENWEALAKVVNERFDKIDILVNNAGISSEKPFEEINAQDWEKMLSINGFGPFAGMKHVTPYMAAQKKGSIVNISSYTAMIGQGFNHYSASKGAVRALSKAAATTFGRQGIRVNALFPGIIETPMTQSLSTSQELLGRLIQATPLQRLGQAMDIAKAALFLASDDSSYITGSELVIDGGYSAQ
- a CDS encoding SDR family NAD(P)-dependent oxidoreductase — translated: MDRMKDKVVLVTGGASGIGLSAANLMAAEGARVVIADFNVDGAIEAAKNIQLRGGDAVGIFVDAAKETSIQEAIEFTAQRYGKLTCLFNNVGLTNLKKDLDVVHVDLDEWDRLMNVNLKSVLLGCRFAIPHMIRAGGGSIINTASMAGFTGDAVRVAYGASKAGVVNLTKYIAAQYGKHNIRCNAVAPGLILTPAAQDNMPQDVLNMFAKYNALPYHGEPDDIGHTVLFLASDESKFITGQTIQVEGGHYIANPTVPDFEQFMQSV